The sequence tatatatatatatatatatatataataaaaaaaaataaaaaaaatatttacatatatatatattatattttccataaaatataatttccACCAAAGCTTTATTATCATAGGATAATATTcttacatttttattttattttattttatttttatttttttttttttcttcttttcccatttttctatttataCGTTCTTCAACATGAATATTCGAAAGTTCATACCATCTTTAGCTTTAATGCTTATATTCTTCGCTTTTGCAAACCTGGTATTATCAGATGCAAATgacaaaacaaaaaagCCCGCTGGAAAAGGATCCCCTTCAAATTTACAAACCCCAGGAAGTTCTTCAGGTACCTCTCATCATGCTGCTGGACCTAATCAAGGTGGACTATCTCAAGGAGGTCTTTCTTCAAAAGATTCTGCTGACAAAATGCCTTTAGAAACTCAGCTAGCTTTAGAAGAAATCAAGAGCTTATCCAATATGTTAGATAAAAAAACGACAGTCAACAGAAACTTAATCATAAGTACTGCTGTCACAAATATGATCATGTTGATCATATTATCTG is a genomic window of Plasmodium reichenowi strain SY57 chromosome Unknown, whole genome shotgun sequence containing:
- a CDS encoding sexual stage-specific protein precursor — translated: MNIRKFIPSLALMLIFFAFANLVLSDANDKTKKPAGKGSPSNLQTPGSSSGTSHHAAGPNQGGLSQGGLSSKDSADKMPLETQLALEEIKSLSNMLDKKTTVNRNLIISTAVTNMIMLIILSGIVGFKVKKTK